A window of the Virgibacillus pantothenticus genome harbors these coding sequences:
- a CDS encoding DNA translocase FtsK has product MWDNWKKKIKRLFTNDDEDHYDEHIHMQQPENHHPEAKMMYQYPAKKSFRFPVIPDLGEETEQRNRNNLLKDHEFENSSKQSLQKVGKWEENYTKRMDDDTSTYEVPAFKRRGVKTSEYRRRDNSDVYKHEQSGAKVYKKSPKKPFQPTEVPSPIYGFHPRNKNKNKFIEETPANQRKRQTEFVGEAKEKIELPQSKPESHAKEIDETPAYQRKQDAEVVRSTEEWGEVQSQEESCVRESEDTPTYQRKQHTKTAIGMKEEIKPYTTPEKRENDTNSDAINKDAVPPQSISVQEQQKQQEQEKQLEEAKQQAATTLSNVEQIAEEQTNSTNVEPKRENRLSHRRRQQQAGKTTVPFNVMMTPRDKKNLWDRTNQNRAQEGKDKQKHVQTVDAIEKKESEQEPKKPMPLHLLNDVDNDASKDKAWMDEQQQLLEQTLKYFNVQAKVVNVTQGPAVTRFEVQPQLGVKVSKVKNLSDDLKLNMAARDIRIEAPIPGKNTIGIEIPNPKPQMVGLQGVFETEAFQKSDSPLTIALGLSIEGDPLITNIQKMPHGLIAGATGSGKSVCINTILISLLYKAHHEEVKFLLIDPKMVELAPYNGIPHLVSPVITDVKAATAALKWAVAEMEERYEKFVHEGVRDVERYNEKMTKQQQPDNKLPFIVIVIDELADLMMVSPQDVEDAISRIAQKARACGIHLLLATQRPSVDVITGLIKANIPTRIAFSVSSQVDSRTILDTSGAEKLLGKGDMLFIENGSGKSVRLQGPFVSDEEIDRVASYVRGIAPPNYLFEQEQLLEQIHTEEEEDELLQDAILFVLEQNGASTSLLQRHFKIGYNRAARLIDTLEQRGIISGQNGSKPREVLVTLAQVEDMLL; this is encoded by the coding sequence ATGTGGGATAATTGGAAGAAAAAAATCAAGCGTCTTTTTACAAATGATGATGAAGACCACTACGATGAACATATACATATGCAGCAGCCAGAAAACCATCATCCTGAGGCTAAAATGATGTATCAATATCCTGCAAAAAAATCGTTTCGTTTTCCTGTTATTCCCGACTTGGGAGAGGAGACGGAACAGCGCAATAGGAATAATCTATTAAAAGACCATGAATTTGAAAATTCGAGCAAGCAAAGCCTGCAAAAAGTAGGGAAATGGGAGGAAAATTACACAAAACGAATGGATGATGATACATCTACATACGAAGTGCCTGCATTTAAGCGAAGAGGTGTTAAAACTTCTGAATATCGACGCCGGGATAACTCGGATGTATATAAGCATGAACAATCAGGAGCAAAAGTATACAAAAAAAGTCCTAAAAAACCATTTCAACCGACAGAAGTACCTTCGCCCATTTATGGATTTCATCCACGGAATAAAAATAAAAATAAATTTATTGAAGAAACTCCAGCAAATCAACGGAAGCGGCAAACTGAATTTGTAGGAGAAGCGAAAGAAAAAATAGAACTTCCCCAATCAAAACCAGAAAGCCACGCTAAAGAGATAGATGAAACTCCGGCTTATCAACGTAAACAAGATGCTGAAGTAGTAAGAAGTACAGAGGAATGGGGAGAAGTTCAATCACAAGAAGAAAGTTGCGTTAGAGAGAGCGAGGATACTCCTACGTACCAACGAAAGCAACATACAAAAACGGCAATAGGTATGAAAGAAGAGATAAAACCTTATACAACACCTGAAAAGAGGGAAAACGATACTAATTCGGATGCAATCAATAAAGATGCTGTTCCGCCCCAATCTATATCTGTTCAAGAACAACAAAAGCAGCAGGAACAAGAAAAACAACTAGAAGAAGCAAAGCAACAAGCTGCGACAACTTTATCAAATGTGGAACAAATAGCCGAAGAACAAACGAATTCAACGAATGTAGAACCCAAACGTGAAAATCGTTTATCACATCGTCGACGACAGCAGCAAGCGGGTAAAACTACTGTTCCATTTAACGTAATGATGACGCCTAGAGATAAGAAGAACTTATGGGATCGAACAAACCAAAACCGCGCTCAAGAAGGCAAGGATAAGCAAAAGCATGTTCAAACGGTTGATGCAATAGAAAAAAAAGAATCAGAGCAAGAGCCTAAAAAGCCAATGCCGCTTCACTTATTAAATGACGTGGATAACGATGCCTCTAAAGATAAGGCATGGATGGATGAACAGCAGCAATTACTTGAGCAAACCTTAAAGTATTTTAATGTACAGGCAAAAGTAGTAAACGTTACTCAAGGTCCTGCTGTTACAAGATTTGAAGTGCAACCACAGCTTGGAGTTAAGGTGAGTAAGGTAAAAAATTTAAGTGATGATTTGAAACTAAATATGGCTGCAAGAGATATCCGGATTGAAGCCCCAATTCCTGGTAAGAATACAATTGGAATTGAAATACCGAATCCAAAGCCCCAAATGGTTGGCTTGCAAGGCGTTTTTGAAACAGAAGCATTCCAGAAAAGTGACTCGCCGTTAACAATTGCTTTAGGATTGAGTATAGAAGGAGATCCTCTAATCACGAATATACAGAAAATGCCGCATGGTTTAATTGCTGGCGCTACTGGATCAGGAAAGAGTGTGTGTATCAATACCATTTTAATCAGCCTACTATATAAAGCCCACCATGAAGAGGTGAAATTTTTACTTATCGATCCTAAAATGGTAGAACTAGCTCCATATAATGGTATTCCTCATCTTGTTTCTCCAGTTATTACCGATGTGAAGGCTGCTACTGCTGCATTAAAATGGGCTGTTGCTGAAATGGAGGAGCGTTATGAAAAATTCGTTCATGAAGGAGTTCGTGATGTAGAGCGATATAATGAAAAAATGACCAAACAGCAGCAACCTGATAACAAGCTGCCTTTTATTGTCATTGTTATTGATGAGCTAGCGGATTTAATGATGGTTTCTCCACAGGATGTAGAAGATGCAATTAGCAGAATTGCGCAAAAGGCTAGAGCTTGTGGCATACATCTTTTGTTAGCAACACAGCGTCCTTCTGTAGACGTTATTACTGGTTTAATTAAAGCTAATATACCTACACGGATTGCTTTTAGCGTGTCTTCCCAAGTCGACTCGCGAACAATTCTTGATACGAGTGGTGCAGAGAAGCTTTTAGGAAAAGGAGATATGCTATTCATTGAGAATGGCTCAGGAAAAAGCGTTCGTTTACAAGGTCCGTTTGTATCCGATGAAGAAATTGATCGTGTAGCAAGCTATGTAAGAGGAATTGCACCACCTAATTATTTGTTTGAACAAGAGCAGTTGCTGGAACAAATTCATACAGAAGAGGAAGAAGATGAACTACTACAAGATGCTATTTTATTCGTGCTCGAGCAGAATGGAGCAAGCACGTCTTTGTTGCAACGCCATTTTAAAATAGGGTACAATCGAGCTGCTAGATTAATTGATACACTGGAACAACGAGGAATTATCTCGGGACAAAACGGCAGTAAGCCAAGGGAAGTTTTAGTTACGTTAGCTCAAGTGGAGGATATGTTACTGTAA
- a CDS encoding DUF84 family protein, with protein MKIVIGSMNKAKIQAVKEVFPEAVIVTEDADSGVSAQPFSDEETRQGAINRALSCLDTQDATFGIGLEGGVMFIGNQLYLCNWGALAFSDQLYTASGARIALPHEITEQLIQGRELGDVMDEFAKRKQVRQQEGAVGIFTSERISRRSMFRHVMELLRGQWEFTKEKKESKYRTRR; from the coding sequence ATGAAAATCGTAATTGGCTCCATGAACAAAGCAAAAATTCAAGCTGTTAAAGAAGTTTTTCCAGAAGCAGTTATTGTAACAGAAGATGCCGATTCTGGTGTATCAGCACAACCTTTTTCCGATGAAGAGACGAGACAAGGAGCTATTAACCGTGCTCTTTCCTGTCTAGACACTCAAGATGCTACATTTGGAATCGGTCTTGAAGGCGGTGTTATGTTTATAGGTAACCAATTGTACCTTTGTAATTGGGGAGCATTAGCATTCTCTGACCAGCTGTATACTGCTAGCGGAGCCCGAATTGCGTTGCCACATGAAATAACAGAACAGCTTATTCAGGGTAGAGAGCTCGGAGATGTAATGGATGAATTTGCAAAACGGAAGCAAGTTCGACAGCAGGAGGGAGCTGTTGGCATATTTACATCGGAACGGATTTCCAGACGAAGCATGTTTCGTCATGTAATGGAATTATTACGCGGCCAATGGGAATTCACTAAGGAAAAAAAGGAATCTAAGTATCGAACAAGGCGTTAG
- the ytpR gene encoding YtpR family tRNA-binding protein encodes MDVFYNADGIGDVLIIPLQEGDRYQIQHQQIGDIVRITDNQNKVIGYNIFQASTHFSFLQTGKITLTEEMLAEIKQLFEANRIDDELNFDLSPKFVIGYVKEKRQHENADKLSVCQVDVGDKVLQIVCGAPNVATGQHVVVAKAGATMPSGLKIKPTELRGVPSNGMICSQKELGLPNALKEKGIYVLDDSYEIGSAFNI; translated from the coding sequence ATGGACGTGTTTTACAATGCTGATGGTATCGGAGATGTACTGATTATACCGCTGCAAGAAGGTGACCGCTACCAAATTCAGCACCAACAAATAGGTGATATTGTTCGAATTACAGATAATCAGAATAAAGTGATAGGATACAATATTTTTCAAGCTTCTACTCATTTTTCTTTTTTACAAACAGGAAAAATAACCTTAACAGAAGAAATGTTAGCTGAAATAAAGCAACTATTTGAAGCAAATCGAATAGACGATGAGCTAAATTTTGATTTAAGTCCTAAATTTGTGATTGGCTATGTTAAAGAAAAACGACAACATGAAAACGCAGATAAATTGAGTGTTTGTCAAGTAGATGTAGGTGATAAAGTATTACAAATCGTTTGTGGAGCCCCTAATGTAGCTACTGGCCAACATGTTGTTGTGGCAAAAGCTGGTGCAACAATGCCAAGTGGTTTAAAAATAAAACCAACTGAGCTAAGAGGGGTACCTTCTAACGGTATGATTTGTTCACAAAAGGAATTAGGTTTGCCAAATGCGCTAAAAGAAAAAGGAATATATGTTCTTGATGATTCCTATGAAATTGGATCAGCTTTTAACATATAG
- a CDS encoding M42 family metallopeptidase, which translates to MNEETKSLFKQLTELQGAPGNEHLVRRFMKQELSKYADETIQDNLGGIFGVKKGSGPKVMVAGHMDEVGFMVTQITDNGMLRFQPLGGWWNQVLLAQRVQIMTDNGPIIGVIGSIPPHNLTVEQQKKPMEIKHMLIDIGADDKADAEKIGIKPGQSIVPLTPFTPMANDKKILAKAWDNRYGCGLAIELLKEVQHDTLPNELYAGATVQEEVGLRGAQVAAHKIQPDIFFALDASPANDMSGKREEFGQLGKGALLRIFDRTMITHQGMKNFVLDTAESNHIPYQYFISQGGTDAGRVHVANNGIPSAVIGICSRYIHTSSSIIHVDDYAAAKELLIKLVKTTDHTTLDNIHRSV; encoded by the coding sequence ATGAATGAAGAGACGAAGTCATTGTTTAAACAATTGACAGAGCTTCAAGGGGCACCAGGGAATGAACATTTGGTGCGTAGGTTTATGAAGCAAGAATTGTCCAAGTATGCAGATGAAACGATTCAAGATAATTTAGGCGGAATTTTTGGCGTGAAAAAAGGTTCCGGGCCGAAAGTTATGGTGGCGGGTCATATGGATGAAGTAGGATTTATGGTGACACAAATCACAGATAATGGCATGCTACGCTTCCAGCCTTTAGGCGGTTGGTGGAATCAAGTACTACTCGCCCAGCGGGTTCAGATCATGACAGACAATGGGCCAATTATTGGTGTAATTGGATCTATTCCACCTCATAATTTAACCGTTGAGCAACAAAAGAAACCAATGGAAATAAAACATATGCTTATCGATATCGGTGCGGATGATAAAGCAGATGCAGAGAAAATTGGCATTAAACCAGGACAGTCGATTGTTCCTTTAACCCCGTTTACTCCTATGGCAAATGATAAGAAAATTTTGGCAAAAGCCTGGGATAACCGCTATGGGTGTGGTTTAGCGATTGAGTTATTGAAAGAAGTACAACATGATACCTTGCCGAACGAGTTATATGCTGGGGCAACGGTGCAAGAAGAAGTTGGCTTGCGTGGTGCACAAGTGGCTGCGCATAAGATCCAACCAGACATATTTTTTGCTTTAGATGCTTCCCCTGCTAATGATATGTCAGGAAAAAGGGAAGAATTTGGTCAGTTAGGTAAGGGCGCGTTATTACGGATTTTTGACCGAACAATGATTACCCATCAAGGAATGAAAAACTTTGTTTTGGATACTGCCGAAAGCAATCATATTCCGTATCAGTATTTTATTTCTCAAGGCGGAACTGATGCAGGAAGAGTACATGTAGCTAATAATGGTATCCCTTCAGCAGTAATAGGCATATGCTCACGCTATATTCATACATCTTCGTCTATCATACATGTGGATGATTATGCTGCTGCTAAGGAATTACTCATTAAGCTTGTGAAAACAACGGATCATACAACATTGGATAATATCCACCGTTCTGTATAA
- a CDS encoding thioredoxin family protein produces MEALTKQDSFTDVINKERVVLYFTAGWCPDCTVIEPVLPEIEAAYPAYSFIKVDRDQFIDVCQEYEIFGIPSFIAFQNGKEVGRFVSKDRKTKEEIMNFMNHLPS; encoded by the coding sequence ATGGAAGCATTAACGAAACAAGATTCATTTACAGACGTGATTAACAAGGAACGGGTCGTTCTTTACTTTACAGCAGGGTGGTGCCCAGATTGTACGGTAATTGAGCCTGTACTACCAGAAATTGAAGCAGCCTATCCAGCATATTCGTTTATTAAAGTAGACCGAGATCAATTCATTGATGTTTGTCAGGAATATGAAATATTTGGAATTCCTAGCTTTATTGCGTTTCAAAATGGGAAAGAGGTTGGACGATTTGTTAGTAAAGACCGTAAAACGAAGGAAGAGATCATGAATTTTATGAACCATCTTCCAAGCTAA
- a CDS encoding YtnP family quorum-quenching lactonase, producing the protein MEKLKVGRATLTWLKGGVTNLDGGAMFGVVPKVLWQPKYPTNELNQITLRTDPILLQLDGKNYLIDSGIGQNKLSEKQLRNFGVSEQSQVMKDLATLGLSPNNIDGMLMTHMHFDHASGLTNLVGDMYESVFKQAVIYTSEKEWEEMRQPNIRSKNTYWRRNWEAITEQVQTFTNEIMITDGLKMVHTGGHSNGHSIIVFEQDDTCWIHMADIMPTYAHQNKLWVLAYDDYPVTSVHQKEKWMDYGYRKQAWYTFYHDAYYRAIKFDESGERVDQLERKQSPNEVHR; encoded by the coding sequence ATGGAGAAATTAAAGGTAGGGAGAGCAACTTTAACATGGCTGAAGGGAGGTGTAACGAATCTGGATGGAGGTGCGATGTTCGGAGTCGTGCCTAAAGTACTGTGGCAGCCAAAATACCCAACGAATGAATTAAATCAGATTACATTGAGGACAGATCCAATCTTATTGCAGCTAGATGGAAAAAATTATTTGATTGATAGCGGGATTGGTCAAAATAAGCTATCTGAAAAGCAATTACGTAATTTTGGTGTTTCGGAACAGTCACAAGTCATGAAAGACCTAGCAACGCTTGGGTTATCACCAAATAACATTGATGGTATGTTAATGACACATATGCATTTTGATCATGCATCCGGCTTAACCAATTTGGTTGGCGATATGTATGAATCTGTATTTAAACAAGCCGTTATTTATACATCTGAAAAGGAATGGGAGGAAATGAGGCAGCCTAACATTCGATCAAAAAATACTTATTGGAGGAGAAACTGGGAAGCGATTACGGAACAAGTTCAGACATTTACGAATGAAATCATGATCACAGATGGATTGAAAATGGTACATACTGGTGGTCATAGCAATGGGCACAGCATCATTGTTTTCGAACAAGATGATACATGCTGGATTCATATGGCGGATATTATGCCAACTTATGCACACCAAAATAAATTATGGGTATTAGCGTATGATGATTATCCGGTGACATCTGTTCATCAAAAAGAAAAATGGATGGATTATGGATATCGAAAACAGGCGTGGTACACATTTTATCATGATGCGTATTATCGGGCGATTAAGTTTGATGAATCAGGTGAGCGGGTTGACCAACTGGAAAGAAAACAGTCTCCAAATGAAGTTCATCGGTGA
- a CDS encoding nicotinate phosphoribosyltransferase, giving the protein MKEIEQKLNGKIERLTNKTFKFDDRIKDGWFSAVYFLKTKEIAAKKLPNNQVTMQFFQKNDAVLCGTDEAIALLHKFADNPETLEIYSLKDGDKVRPYESVLTVSGGYHQFGYLEGIIDGILSRRTSVATNVYNVVKAARTSGKQKPVIFMGDRDDHYTQQAGDGYAAFIGGSTAQATHAMNEWWGKEGMGTMPHALIQMFRGDIVAACKAYHELFPEDDLAALVDYNNDVITDSLKVAHAFGSELKSVRLDTSRTLVDKYFLRNHHLMGTFDPRGVNPELIFALRNALDEEGFSHVKIMVSGGFTEKRIVEFEKLGVPVDMYGVGRSLLKLNIGFTGDNVLLNGTPEAKEGRRYRPNPRLEKVPYIKQN; this is encoded by the coding sequence ATGAAGGAAATTGAACAAAAGCTGAATGGGAAAATTGAACGTTTAACAAATAAAACGTTCAAATTTGATGACCGGATTAAGGATGGCTGGTTTTCGGCGGTGTATTTTTTAAAAACAAAGGAGATAGCAGCAAAAAAATTGCCCAACAATCAAGTGACAATGCAGTTCTTTCAAAAGAATGATGCTGTCTTATGTGGGACAGATGAAGCGATTGCTTTATTACATAAATTTGCAGATAATCCAGAGACACTTGAAATCTATTCTTTGAAGGATGGAGATAAAGTCAGACCATACGAATCTGTCTTAACCGTATCAGGCGGTTATCATCAGTTTGGTTATTTAGAGGGGATTATTGATGGGATCTTATCTAGAAGAACATCTGTCGCAACGAATGTATATAATGTGGTAAAAGCGGCACGAACTTCAGGAAAACAAAAACCGGTCATTTTTATGGGAGATCGGGATGATCATTATACGCAGCAAGCCGGGGATGGATATGCGGCATTTATTGGCGGATCTACTGCTCAAGCCACACACGCGATGAATGAATGGTGGGGAAAAGAAGGAATGGGAACGATGCCTCATGCATTGATTCAAATGTTTCGTGGTGATATTGTTGCAGCTTGTAAAGCATATCATGAGCTATTTCCCGAGGACGATTTAGCTGCTCTAGTTGACTATAATAACGATGTGATTACGGATTCCCTTAAAGTTGCCCACGCTTTTGGAAGTGAATTAAAATCCGTTCGTTTAGATACATCACGTACATTAGTTGATAAATATTTTTTGCGTAACCATCATTTAATGGGGACGTTTGACCCAAGGGGAGTAAATCCAGAACTTATCTTTGCTTTAAGAAATGCGCTTGACGAAGAAGGGTTTTCTCACGTGAAAATCATGGTTAGTGGCGGTTTTACAGAAAAACGGATTGTAGAATTTGAAAAGCTTGGTGTACCAGTAGATATGTACGGTGTCGGCAGAAGTTTGCTTAAGCTAAATATTGGCTTTACAGGAGACAATGTTCTCTTAAATGGAACGCCAGAAGCAAAAGAAGGCAGGCGGTACCGACCAAATCCCCGATTAGAAAAAGTGCCGTACATCAAACAAAATTAA
- a CDS encoding DUF1444 domain-containing protein, with amino-acid sequence MQMTSLKLKKILDERFQNPDWYTMYNRDKDNFRIEWRSSKQGITITLPNVVAKYNQKGEAVIDELEEHVKEALRIMNEDQQLEGMEKQIFPVIRSTSFPTKTNANNQLIYKEHTAETRIFYAIDLGKSYRLIDQPLIEKEGWSETRIDEIASFNLRSLPVDYKHDRVADNDFYFLASQDGYDASRILNEAFLEEMKANSKGEMAVAVPHQDVLIVADVQNKTGYDILAQMTMKFFAEGRIPITSLPMIYEEKQLEPIFILAKNRPETDN; translated from the coding sequence ATGCAAATGACAAGCTTAAAATTAAAAAAAATATTGGACGAGCGTTTCCAAAATCCGGACTGGTATACCATGTATAATCGGGATAAGGACAATTTTCGAATTGAGTGGAGATCGTCTAAGCAAGGGATCACCATTACTTTACCAAATGTCGTTGCTAAGTATAATCAAAAGGGAGAAGCGGTTATTGATGAGTTAGAGGAGCACGTAAAAGAAGCGTTGCGAATTATGAATGAAGACCAGCAATTGGAAGGAATGGAAAAACAAATTTTTCCTGTCATTCGTTCCACATCTTTTCCCACAAAAACAAATGCGAATAACCAGCTTATCTACAAAGAGCATACAGCAGAAACGCGCATTTTCTACGCCATTGACTTAGGAAAGTCATACCGTTTAATTGATCAGCCACTGATTGAAAAAGAAGGTTGGTCAGAAACGCGGATTGACGAAATTGCGTCTTTTAATTTGCGCTCACTGCCAGTGGATTATAAACATGACCGAGTAGCAGATAATGATTTTTATTTTCTAGCTTCCCAAGATGGGTACGATGCAAGTAGAATTTTAAATGAAGCATTCTTGGAAGAAATGAAGGCGAACAGTAAAGGGGAAATGGCAGTTGCTGTCCCACATCAAGATGTATTGATTGTAGCTGATGTCCAAAATAAAACGGGTTATGACATTTTAGCTCAAATGACGATGAAATTTTTTGCGGAAGGGAGAATTCCAATTACTTCCTTGCCAATGATTTACGAAGAGAAGCAGTTAGAACCAATATTTATTCTTGCTAAAAATAGACCCGAAACTGACAACTAA
- a CDS encoding PepSY domain-containing protein, with amino-acid sequence MSVKKAIIAAGLGVAVGYFAKQQIDQMQKVTPEKALKQAKETFKKQGPISGSWIYMQPQEVEKNGLLYDAYRGGVTRNLDGENKQYEFYVDVETGAVIDAVQTT; translated from the coding sequence ATGAGTGTAAAAAAAGCAATTATTGCAGCTGGACTTGGAGTTGCTGTTGGCTATTTTGCAAAGCAGCAAATAGACCAAATGCAAAAGGTTACACCTGAAAAAGCGTTAAAACAAGCAAAAGAAACGTTTAAGAAACAAGGCCCAATCAGTGGTTCTTGGATTTACATGCAACCTCAGGAAGTGGAAAAAAACGGCCTTTTGTATGACGCTTACCGTGGTGGAGTTACCCGTAATCTCGACGGAGAGAACAAGCAGTATGAATTTTATGTAGATGTGGAAACTGGTGCTGTTATTGATGCTGTGCAAACAACATAG
- the trmB gene encoding tRNA (guanosine(46)-N7)-methyltransferase TrmB, protein MRQRHKPWADDFLQEHPDTVISNPVSYRGRWKDVFANDAPIHLEIGTGKGQFIVEMAKQYPNINFIGIEVAKSIIVTAAQKVLVSEQLNIRLLHVDAERLTELFAKDELTKICLNFSDPWPKNRHEKRRLTYYTFLDKYKEVLRPNGEIILKTDNMGLFEYSLASFSQNGMRIEEVNLDLHEADDSTNRMTEYEEKFTAKGQPIYRCRITCNHKGNS, encoded by the coding sequence ATGCGTCAACGTCATAAGCCGTGGGCAGATGATTTTTTACAGGAACATCCGGACACGGTTATTTCCAATCCGGTCAGTTATCGTGGCAGATGGAAGGATGTGTTTGCAAATGATGCACCCATCCATCTTGAAATTGGAACAGGAAAAGGACAATTTATCGTCGAAATGGCGAAACAATACCCGAATATTAATTTTATTGGCATAGAGGTGGCGAAAAGTATTATCGTTACTGCTGCCCAAAAGGTACTAGTTTCGGAGCAGCTAAATATTCGTTTGTTGCATGTCGACGCTGAACGTTTAACTGAACTGTTTGCAAAAGATGAATTAACCAAAATTTGTTTAAATTTTTCTGATCCTTGGCCAAAAAACCGACATGAGAAAAGGAGATTGACATACTATACTTTTTTAGATAAGTATAAAGAAGTTTTGCGTCCGAATGGCGAAATTATTTTAAAGACCGATAATATGGGGCTATTTGAATATTCATTAGCAAGTTTTTCGCAAAATGGAATGAGAATTGAAGAAGTGAATCTTGATCTGCATGAAGCTGATGACTCCACAAATCGTATGACAGAGTATGAAGAGAAGTTTACAGCAAAAGGTCAGCCGATCTATCGTTGCCGTATCACATGTAATCACAAAGGAAACAGTTAA
- a CDS encoding YtoQ family protein, whose protein sequence is MELTVYLAGQIHDDWREEVKRLAEAKKLPLHFVAPQTNHERSDNIGEAILGKQPEPIYKDEAASRINNFRTEVLMKKSDIVIALFGESYKQWNTAMDASQAITLNKPTIIIRPKSLIHPLKELSEKANVTVETVEQALDVIHYIFE, encoded by the coding sequence ATGGAACTTACTGTCTATTTAGCTGGTCAAATTCACGACGATTGGCGCGAAGAGGTAAAACGCTTAGCAGAAGCTAAAAAATTACCTTTGCACTTTGTTGCTCCACAAACCAATCATGAACGATCTGATAATATCGGTGAAGCCATTTTAGGTAAACAGCCTGAGCCTATATACAAAGACGAGGCCGCTTCGCGCATTAATAATTTTCGTACAGAAGTGTTGATGAAAAAATCAGATATTGTTATTGCCCTCTTTGGTGAAAGCTATAAACAATGGAATACAGCAATGGATGCCAGTCAGGCGATTACGTTAAATAAACCAACCATTATCATTCGCCCCAAGTCTCTTATACATCCTTTGAAAGAATTGTCAGAGAAGGCCAATGTAACCGTTGAAACCGTAGAACAAGCGTTAGATGTCATCCACTACATTTTCGAATAA